In Hyphomicrobium denitrificans ATCC 51888, the DNA window GCGCCTTGGGAGTCCGTCCGTGCTTCGAAGATGCCGGCGCTATCGGCCGAGATCCTGAGCTTGCCGGTCGATGCGAGATGCGCCTTCGAATACGGGTCGGCATTTTCGCGGCCGAGGCCGCGCCAGTGTTGCCAAGGTCCGTAGGAATCGACGGAGAGCGGAGAGCCGCGCGAGATCATATAGCGGCTCGACCAGACGCCGACGCCGGTTGCGAGTGCGACGGCCGCGATCAGACTGACGGCGCGGAAGATGATCGCCGCCACGGTGCGCACAAGCGCCAGCGCCGACGGTCGCTCATAGGATTTGAGTTCGAGCGACGCCACGCCCTGATCCTCCTACTGCGCGCGCTGGGCGCCGGATGCGCCCGGCTCGCCGGAATATGAATCGAACAGCGTCGCGCGCCGGTCGGCGCGTTCGGGAGTCTTGGGATCCTTCGGATCTTGCGGCGCATTGGATGGCGGCGGCGTCGCTGGATCGCCAGGACCGCCTTCGGCCTTGCGTAGCGCCGTCGTCAGCGACTTCAGCACGGCGCGGGTTTTTTCCGACATGATGGTCTCGGGCTTGCCGGTTTCGTCCTTCGTCGCCGGTTCAAGTCCGGCCGCGACCTGCGCGGCCTTGATCGCCGCCAATCGTTGCTGCTCCTCGATCTGACGCGGATGCGGTTGCAGACCCGGGATCGTCGGAATGTTCATGTCAGCGTGTGCGACTGTCATCAAATCATGCCAGACGGGCGCCGCCTGATGGCCGCCGGTGACGCCCATGCGCATCGCGTGATTGTCGTCGTTGCCGATCCACACGCCCGCCACGTACTTGCCGGTGAAGCCCATGAACCACGCGTCCTTCGGGCCGGTCGAGGTGCCTGTTTTGCCCGCGACGTTGGTGAAATCGAGATTGGCCATGCCGCCGGTGCCTTCGTTGACGACGCGATAGAGCATCGTATTCATGCCTTCGGCCACCTGCCGCGAGACAACCTGCTCGGCCGGGGGCTCATCGCGTTCGCGCGAATAGAGGAGGTCGCCCTTCGACGTCGTGATGTCGAGGATGCCGTAGGGCTTGGCGCGCTTGCCGCCGTTGGCGAAGGTCGCGAAACCGCCGGTGTGTTCGAGCACCGTAATGCCGCCGTCTCCGAGCGCCATCGAGCACGTCTTCTTGACGCCTTCGATGCCGAGACGCTTGGTCATCTCGATGACTTTCTCGCGCCCGACCGCGAAGGAGAGTTCCGTCGCGACCGTGTTCAGCGATTTCGCCAGCGCCTGCCAGAGCGGAAGCCTGCCGCCCGAGCCGCCGCCGCCGCCGTAGTTCGACGGCGACCAGTTTCCGCATGAGCGCGAGGCGTCGCGCACCATCGTGTCGGGCTTGTAGCCGTTCTCCAATGCTGCCGCGTAGACGTAGACCTTGAACGACGAGCCGGGCTGACGCTTGGCGCGCGTCGCCCGGTTGAACTGGCTTTCGCCGTAGTCGGGGCCGCCGACGATGGCGCGCACCTTCCCGTCAGTTTCCATCACGACGATGGCGCCGGAATTGAAATGATCGGAGCGGCCGTTGCGTTTCAGCGTGGCGTTGAGCGCTTCTTCTGCCTGACGCTGCAGCGTGAGATCAACGGTTGTGCGCGCCGTCAGAACGTACTGGTCCTTGCCTTCGGCGAGCCGCTGAACTTCTTCGTACGCCCAATCGAGGAACCAGTCGGGGCTCGTCGACGTGCGGTTCTCGGCGACGCGCGCCGGACTCATGCGCGCGGCATGAACCTGCCCTGCCGTGTAGTATCCGGCTTCGACGAGGTTATCGAGCACCTGATTGGTGCGGGCGCGCGAAGCCGCGAGATCGACGAGCGGCGAATATTTCGACGGAGCCTTGAACAGTCCGGCGAGCATGGCCGCTTCCGCCATCGTGATGTCGCGCACCGACTTGCCGAAATAATACTGCGACGCGGCTTCGACGCCGAACGTGCCGCCGCCCATGTAGGCGCGATCGAAATAGAGTTTCAGGATCTGCCGCTTCGTGTAGCGGCTCTCAAGCAGGAAGGCGAGAAACAGCTCTTTGATTTTTCGCTGCAGCGAGCGTTCGGAAGACAGGAACAGGTTCTTGGCGAGCTGCTGCGTCAGCGTCGAGCCGCCCTGCACGACCTCGTTCGCCTGCACGTTCGTCAGCAGGGCGCGCATCGTGCCGAGCACGTCGATGCCGTAGTGCTCGAAGAAGCGGCGGTCTTCCGTCGACAGCGTCGCCTTGATGAGGACGTCTGGAATCTGATCGAGCGGCACCGCGTCGTTGTGCAGGATGCCGCGCTTGCCGATCTCGTTGCCGTTGACGTCGAGGAACGTGACGGCGAACTTGCCGGTGAGGAACTTGCTTTCGTCGAATTCCTGGAAGGCGGGGAGCGCGAGTCCGTAGAGCACGACGAGGCCTCCGAACATCATCGTCAGGCCTTCGGAGGCGAATTCGTTCAGCAGGCGCCGCCAGCCGACGAGCTGGAAGCGCGCGAAGTAGCTCGAGCCGGCGTTCCAGTAATCCTTGATGCGAGACCAAGCCTCGCCAAGCGTCGAGTTGAGTTTCGAATCAAGGGCAAGCCAGTTGATGAAACGGTCGCGTCCGCCCTGTCTGAAGAACCAGTCGTTCAAGACCCGTCACCCCTTGCCACGTCGACCCGACGGCAGACTTGCCTTGCGGGGCACGTGGGATTAAGCCCCTTCAGCACCAAAACACGTGACGCATTGCAAGCACTATTGCGGCGCCTCCCTGCTGGATGCACCGCAAACCTTCAGCGACGGACGTTAGGCGTCGCAAGGCGACCAAATTGTGGTCAATTCGGCGGCGCTGGCAAGTGAAAGAGAGACTGACGTTGGACGGCGACAGCCAACCCTTCTGGAAGACCAAAACTCTTGAACAGCTGTCGCCCGAAGAGTGGGAATCGCTCTGCGACGGCTGTGGCCGCTGCTGCCTGATCAAGCTCGAGGACGAAGACACGAGCGAGGTCTACACCACGAAGCTCGCCTGCAGTATGCTGAACGTGCGGACCTGCCAGTGCAAGGATTATGCGAATCGCTTCAGCAAGATGCCGGATTGCCTGCAGATCGACGTCAAACGGGCGCGCGAGCTGAAATGGCTGCCGCCGACGTGCGGCTATCGCATCGTCGACGAAGGGCGCGATCTGCCGTGGTGGCATCCGCTGATTTCCGGGTCGCCCGAGACGGTGCATCAGGCGGGCATCGCGGTCAGCTCGTTCGCGATGAGCGAGAAGCGCGTCAAGGAAGAGAACTACTGGCGCTACATCATCCCGGATTTAAGCACTGAGGAGCAGCAGGCTGCGCCTGAGCAGCCTCGCCAACGCAAGGAACGCGTGGCTTCTTCGGGTCGATCACGTTGACGCGGAGAAACTTATCCTCGCTTGCCGGAGCTGATTTATACTTGGACGGTTTGACTTCCAGATCTCTATAATTTCAAATATTTTCAATTAGTTATGTCGTTTTCTCAATTGACAGCGTGACGCTTCTCGGGCATCATCTCTGTATAACGCGGAAAGTGTGAGACGACGATCTCACCGAAATCCTGGCCGTTGCGCCGAACGCGTTTCCCGAAATCTTCAAAAGGTGAGCAGTGCATGGCAGCGGCATCGAGCGCGCGGCGAACGACGACGCGTGTCCGCTCGAAGAAAATTGCCCCGCGCGCTGCGGCCGGCTCCCCGCAGGGGAGTCGCAGCGCGCCAGCAAAGAAGTCAAAACCTGGCGCCCTCGTGCAACGTGTCTACAACACGATCGATGGCGAACTCGAAAAACTCGAAAAGCAGAAGGGGCTCACGTCGCAGGATCGCGAGCGTGCGTCCCGGGCTCTGTCGCAGATGGTCAATGCATTGGAGAAAGCCGTTGAGATGCAACGCGAGATGACGAAGCGAAAGGCAACGGGAGGCGACGCCAAGAGCAAGGAGGCGCTGGCTCATGCGGAAGACTTACGCCGCGAAATTGCGGAACGTCTTGAACGCCTCAATCGCAAACGGACGTCTCAGCGACATTCTGAATGAGCTTTCCGCCGCCGAGCTGGAGTTCATCGCGCATGATTGGGAATTGTGGGCGCGGGACGAACAGTTGAGTCCTTTGTTGGCGCTCGGCGACTCGCGTTCCGCGAGCCGGCCGCCGAGCGCGCTCGATGATGCACGAGATTCGCCCAACAACGCCGCGCCTTGCGGCCGGCTCCGCGAAGCGGAGTCGCAAGGCGCAATCAGACAATGGCGCGTGTGGATGCTGCTTGGCGGACGCGGGTCGGGAAAGACACGCGCAGGTGCGGAGTGGATCAGAGGCCTTGCCTGCGGCGAAGAGCCAGGGCCGCGCTCGGCGGCCGGCTCGCGGAACGCGAGTCGCCGAGCGCCAACAAAAGAATCCCCGCGCATTGCGCTAGTCGGCAAGACGCTCGCAGACGTGCGCAACGTGATGATCGAAGGGCAATCGGGTTTGCTCGCGGTGCATCCGGCGCGCGAACGGCCGGTGTTCGAGCCGTCGAAGCGGCGGCTGATATGGCCGAACGGCGCGGTGGCGGAATTGTTCTCGGCGGACGAAGCGGAAGCTCTGCGCGGGCCGCAGTTCACCGCCGCCTGGTGCGACGAGCTTGCGAAATGGCGGAACGCGGAAAAGGCGTGGGACATGCTGCAGTTTGCGCTTCGTCTCGGAGATGCGCCGCGCGCCTGCGTGACGACGACGCCGCGAGCGACGAAGCTTTTGAAATCGATTATCGCGGACGAAGCGACCGTGACCGTCAATCTCGCGACGGCGGACAACGCGTTGAACCTCGCGCCGACGTTCCTCGCGGAGATGACGCGGCGTTACGCGGGCTCGGCGATCGGGCGGCAGGAATTGCTCGGCGAAATCGTCGAGGATGCGAGCGACGGCCTGTGGCGGCGGCATTGGATCGAGGAGGCGCGCGTCGATGCGGCGCCCGAGATGCAACGCGTCGTCGTGGCTGTCGATCCGCCGGTAACGGCGACGGCCGCGTCGGATGCGTGCGGAATTGT includes these proteins:
- a CDS encoding DNA-packaging protein, with product MRKTYAAKLRNVLNASIANGRLSDILNELSAAELEFIAHDWELWARDEQLSPLLALGDSRSASRPPSALDDARDSPNNAAPCGRLREAESQGAIRQWRVWMLLGGRGSGKTRAGAEWIRGLACGEEPGPRSAAGSRNASRRAPTKESPRIALVGKTLADVRNVMIEGQSGLLAVHPARERPVFEPSKRRLIWPNGAVAELFSADEAEALRGPQFTAAWCDELAKWRNAEKAWDMLQFALRLGDAPRACVTTTPRATKLLKSIIADEATVTVNLATADNALNLAPTFLAEMTRRYAGSAIGRQELLGEIVEDASDGLWRRHWIEEARVDAAPEMQRVVVAVDPPVTATAASDACGIVVAGLGVDKRAYVLADRTVQGRTPEIWARAALSAFDDYEADRMVAEVNQGGDLVVSVLQQFRQNFPVVKVRATRGKWVRAEPVAALYAEGRVAHVGRLDALEDQMCTFGSDGTVKGRSPDRSDALVWAITDLLLSDALKPTVRML
- a CDS encoding YcgN family cysteine cluster protein, translating into MKERLTLDGDSQPFWKTKTLEQLSPEEWESLCDGCGRCCLIKLEDEDTSEVYTTKLACSMLNVRTCQCKDYANRFSKMPDCLQIDVKRARELKWLPPTCGYRIVDEGRDLPWWHPLISGSPETVHQAGIAVSSFAMSEKRVKEENYWRYIIPDLSTEEQQAAPEQPRQRKERVASSGRSR
- a CDS encoding transglycosylase domain-containing protein, with protein sequence MNDWFFRQGGRDRFINWLALDSKLNSTLGEAWSRIKDYWNAGSSYFARFQLVGWRRLLNEFASEGLTMMFGGLVVLYGLALPAFQEFDESKFLTGKFAVTFLDVNGNEIGKRGILHNDAVPLDQIPDVLIKATLSTEDRRFFEHYGIDVLGTMRALLTNVQANEVVQGGSTLTQQLAKNLFLSSERSLQRKIKELFLAFLLESRYTKRQILKLYFDRAYMGGGTFGVEAASQYYFGKSVRDITMAEAAMLAGLFKAPSKYSPLVDLAASRARTNQVLDNLVEAGYYTAGQVHAARMSPARVAENRTSTSPDWFLDWAYEEVQRLAEGKDQYVLTARTTVDLTLQRQAEEALNATLKRNGRSDHFNSGAIVVMETDGKVRAIVGGPDYGESQFNRATRAKRQPGSSFKVYVYAAALENGYKPDTMVRDASRSCGNWSPSNYGGGGGSGGRLPLWQALAKSLNTVATELSFAVGREKVIEMTKRLGIEGVKKTCSMALGDGGITVLEHTGGFATFANGGKRAKPYGILDITTSKGDLLYSRERDEPPAEQVVSRQVAEGMNTMLYRVVNEGTGGMANLDFTNVAGKTGTSTGPKDAWFMGFTGKYVAGVWIGNDDNHAMRMGVTGGHQAAPVWHDLMTVAHADMNIPTIPGLQPHPRQIEEQQRLAAIKAAQVAAGLEPATKDETGKPETIMSEKTRAVLKSLTTALRKAEGGPGDPATPPPSNAPQDPKDPKTPERADRRATLFDSYSGEPGASGAQRAQ